From the Halococcus hamelinensis 100A6 genome, the window TCATGGCCTCGCCTGCGGTCTTCGACCAGCCCGAGCTCACGCCGGTCCTCCGGGTGCTCGCGCTCTCGCCGCTGCTCTCGGGGCTCCAGAACCCCGGACTCCTGTACCTCAAGAAGGACCTCCGCTTCGACAAGCAGTTCTTCTACACCATCTCCGGTACCGTCTTCTACGTCCTCGTCGCGCTCGGCGTCGCGTTCGTCACCCAGTCGGTCTGGGCGCTGGTGTTCGGGCTCGTCGCGAGCGACTTCGTTCGCCTGATCGCCTCCTACATCGTCGACGACTACCGGCCGTGGCCACGGTTCGACCTGGGCCACGCTCGCGAACTCTTCGGCTACGGGAAGTGGATCTTCGCCTCGGGGGTCGTGCTCTTCCTCATCATGGAGGGCGACGACGCGTTCGTCGGGTGGTATCTCGGCGCGGCGGTGATCGGGCTCTACCAGCTCGGCTACCAGATCTCGAACGCGCCCGCGACCGAGGTGACCCAGACCATCTCCTCGGTGGTCTTTCCGACCTACGCGAAGATGCAAAACGACGAGCGCCAGCTCCGCGACGGCTTCTTCAAGACGGTGCAGCTCACCACCTTCGTCTCGTTCCCGGTCGCGGTCGGCATCGCCGCGGTCGCCCCCACCTTCGTGAACACCTTCCTCACCGAGGAGTGGGGCCCGATGGTCCCGCTCATCCAGCTCCTCGCGGCCTGGGGACTGCTGCGCTCGCTCGGGGCCACCACGGGACCGCTGTTCCAGGCGATCGGCCGGCCCGAGATCGCCACCAAGATCCAGTTCGGCAAACTGGTGATCATCGCGCTCCTGATCTACCCCGCCACCGCGCGGTACGGCGCGGTCGGCACGGCGCTCGTGATCGTCGGTAACTCCCTGGTGTTCTCCGAACCCGTCTCGACGTATCTCGCGGTGCGCATCGTCGACGGAAGCTACGCCGAACTCCTCGGCCTCGTCGCCTATCCCGCCGTCGCGAGCGCCGTGATGGGGCTCGCGGTGTTCGGGGTCCACACTGCCGGCATCGCCACGGGCGTGGTCGAGTTCTGTTTGCTGGTGGTCGTCGGTGCCGCCGTCTACACCGTCTGTGTGGTCGCCTTCGAGGCGTTCTCGGGCTACGACAGCATCCGGCTCTGCCGACGGATGGCCGAGACGATGGTGTCGTGAGACTACTTCCGGACTTCCGCTCGACCGAATTGCGGAGGTCCTGAGCGGCGGACGGGGATCTAAGGGGGATCCGAAAGCGAAACACGCACGCGCCCTCTTCTCGGACCATGTCCACCCTCGACGACGCCCGGGCCGTCATCGCGAACGGCCCGGTCTGTGACGCGTGTCTCGGCCGCGTCTTCGCCGACCGGAGCTTCGGACTCACCAACGACGAACGCGGTCGCGCCCTCCGGATCGCGGCCTGTCTCGACGACGACGAACCCTTCGAGCCGGCCGAGGAGTGCTGGGTCTGTGAGGGCGAGTGTGAGCGCTTCGACGCGTGGGCCGACGAGGTCTGCGAGGCGCTCTCCGGCGTCGAATTTTCGACCTACCAGGTCGGCACCCGCGTCCCGCCCCTGCTCGAAGAGAACGACCGCCTGCTCCGCGAGGACAGCGGGCTCCCCGAGGACGCCGGCGAACGCTTCAAATCCGAGCTCAACCGCGAGGTCGGCAAGCGGGTCGGCGCGCGCACCGGCACGGAGGTCGACTTCGAGCGCCCCGACGTGCTCGCGCTCGTGAACCTCGAACGCGGGCTCGACGCCGGCGGCGTGGACGTCCAGGTCAACCCGGCGTTCGTCTACGGTCGGTACCGCAAGCTCGAACGCGACATTCCCCAGACCGAGTGGCCCTGCCGGGAGTGCGGTGGTGGCGGCACCCAGATGGCCGCCGACGGCGGCACCGAACCCTGCGAGCACTGTGGCGGGTCGGGCTACCTCTACGACGAGAGCGTCGAACAACTCACCGCGCCCGTGGTTCGCGAGGCGATGGACGGCTCCGAGAGCCTCTTCCACGGTGCGGGTCGCGAGGACGTCGACGCCGTCATGCTCGGCACCGGCCGGCCGTTCGTGATCGAGGTCAAACACCCCCAGCACCGCGCGGTCGACACCGAGGCGCTCGAAACCGAGATCAACGAGTTCGCCGACGGGAAGGCCGAGGTCGAGGGCCTCCGGCGTGCGACCCACGAGATGGTCGAGCGCGTGAAGGAGCTCGACGCGAACAAGACCTATTCCATGACCGTCGAGTTCGCCGACCCCGTCGAGGAAAGCGACCTCGAAGCCGCACTCGACGACCTCCGCGGCGCGACGGTCGAGCAGTACACCCCCCAGCGCGTCGACCACCGTCGCGCGGCGCTGACCCGCGAACGCGAGGTCTACGAGACCGAGGGGGCGCTCGACGACCCGTACCACGCCACCGTCGAGGTCAAGGGCGCGGGCGGGCTCTACGTCAAGGAGTTGATGAGCGGCGACGACGGCCGAACGGAGCCGAGCCTCGCCGGCCTGCTCGGGATCGAGAGCGAGGTCACGGCGCTCGACGTTATCGCCGTCGAGGGCGAGGAGGAGGCCTTCGACGACCCCGACTATCTCATCGAGGAATCGGCCGATTGAGCGGGCCGCTGGTGTGTTCACACGGGGATCGAGCGTGCATCACTGTCCAACGACCGCGTCGATAGGGCCGAAGACGACAACCAGCGATTTTCGGATGCGTGATCACGGACGAATCCGGTGCCGACGTGGAACCGACCTCGCCCCTGTTCTCACGGAGCGATGGTCACCCGAGTACCGAGACCGTTAATCCGTCGACGCGCTCGAAGTCGTCGTCCCTCGTCACGAGCGTCGCCCCGACCTCCCGCGCCGCTCCGGCGATCAGCGCGTCGAACGCGGAGAGAATCGCACCCCGCTCTCGGAGCGCCTCCTGTATCTCGGCGGCTTCCTCGGCCATTCCGTCGTCGAACGGTTCGACCGACACCCACTGGAGCCCGAGCCGAACCCCCTCGACGGTCATCTTCGGGGACGGATGCTTCAGCGCACCGTTGAACAGCTCGAACCGCACGACGCTCGTGGTGGAGTACGGCTCGTCCTCGTGCGCTTCCAGGAAATCGATGGTGTACGTCTCGCCCTGGAGGTAGTCCGCGAGAAAACTGGTATCGAAGTGGATCACTCGAACACCCGCTCCTCTCGCTCGGCCGACTCCCGCTCCATCCGCGTGCGCTCCTCGTCGACGACGTCGCTGAACGCCGGCTCGGATTCCCCGGCGAACACCCCGAATCCGGCCCGGACGTCCCCCTCGTTTCGGGTGAGTCGGTCGATGAGGTCGCTGAAGCTCTCGTCCGGCCGTTTCATGGCCTTGAGCCGGTCGTACGACGCCTCCTTGATGGTGATGTTCTTGCTCGCCATACAAGTACGTGTACGTGCATACATGTAGCGCTGGCGGTGGTTCTGCCACCCCGAACGAATCGATTTCGGGGATCCCCGGTGCTGTTTCGGCACCACCGACTCGGAACCGATTTGGTCCCGCCGCGTGAGTTCCGGACATGCGATTCGGCGTCGACGAGGCTGGCCGCGGTCCCGTCCTGGGGTCGTTGTTCGTGGCGTGCGTCCGCGCCGACCCCGCCGACCTTCCCGCCGGCATCGACGACTCGAAACGCCTCTCGCCCGCGCGCCGCGAGGCGCTCGTTG encodes:
- a CDS encoding lipopolysaccharide biosynthesis protein, translating into MSLRTIVDVLRRVLAPGESLSERAVTSGVWVTITNVLDRFLQLVIVLFVARIIGPDDYGVMALALVVMSGLTQLSRLGIDAALIQREEANVDAYLDTAWMMQNARGVLVAAILFLVAPFMASPAVFDQPELTPVLRVLALSPLLSGLQNPGLLYLKKDLRFDKQFFYTISGTVFYVLVALGVAFVTQSVWALVFGLVASDFVRLIASYIVDDYRPWPRFDLGHARELFGYGKWIFASGVVLFLIMEGDDAFVGWYLGAAVIGLYQLGYQISNAPATEVTQTISSVVFPTYAKMQNDERQLRDGFFKTVQLTTFVSFPVAVGIAAVAPTFVNTFLTEEWGPMVPLIQLLAAWGLLRSLGATTGPLFQAIGRPEIATKIQFGKLVIIALLIYPATARYGAVGTALVIVGNSLVFSEPVSTYLAVRIVDGSYAELLGLVAYPAVASAVMGLAVFGVHTAGIATGVVEFCLLVVVGAAVYTVCVVAFEAFSGYDSIRLCRRMAETMVS
- a CDS encoding tRNA pseudouridine(54/55) synthase Pus10; this encodes MSTLDDARAVIANGPVCDACLGRVFADRSFGLTNDERGRALRIAACLDDDEPFEPAEECWVCEGECERFDAWADEVCEALSGVEFSTYQVGTRVPPLLEENDRLLREDSGLPEDAGERFKSELNREVGKRVGARTGTEVDFERPDVLALVNLERGLDAGGVDVQVNPAFVYGRYRKLERDIPQTEWPCRECGGGGTQMAADGGTEPCEHCGGSGYLYDESVEQLTAPVVREAMDGSESLFHGAGREDVDAVMLGTGRPFVIEVKHPQHRAVDTEALETEINEFADGKAEVEGLRRATHEMVERVKELDANKTYSMTVEFADPVEESDLEAALDDLRGATVEQYTPQRVDHRRAALTREREVYETEGALDDPYHATVEVKGAGGLYVKELMSGDDGRTEPSLAGLLGIESEVTALDVIAVEGEEEAFDDPDYLIEESAD
- a CDS encoding PIN domain-containing protein — encoded protein: MIHFDTSFLADYLQGETYTIDFLEAHEDEPYSTTSVVRFELFNGALKHPSPKMTVEGVRLGLQWVSVEPFDDGMAEEAAEIQEALRERGAILSAFDALIAGAAREVGATLVTRDDDFERVDGLTVSVLG
- a CDS encoding antitoxin VapB family protein is translated as MASKNITIKEASYDRLKAMKRPDESFSDLIDRLTRNEGDVRAGFGVFAGESEPAFSDVVDEERTRMERESAEREERVFE